Proteins found in one Acomys russatus chromosome 31, mAcoRus1.1, whole genome shotgun sequence genomic segment:
- the C31H12orf50 gene encoding uncharacterized protein C12orf50 homolog isoform X2 has protein sequence MEMQQNCSISCFWETQPLGCVKISCIFYHSKPRNINGLFLPPSSNTTLQKESQEGSPPPTQSQEPLKPMENISRPIHHPLVLKTNFEEEEEEGEEQNDASSLWTKTPEEIEEKRAIREMCYKSGEYYRFHAAPDVSSSKSIAPTTEKELEKPLENGSELQEGDGLAVPTKFSLFERPREAKTSLDRKPRTDIAAFENGGGDCYAPQRIIFLGVDETEALAEERETASKCSNAKVNAVQPMRKPHFKGVKKRKWIYDEPKNFPGSGMRRAVHTPNSKHKMSYHHHNKSRNAENTSYVHVQRDAVRTVTLNTPPRSRPTSGSYNKADANKEPKLNLCPDKHMPAPYNSSAWRRRIPFSKTYSKTEKIYPEPRRNGSK, from the exons CAAAACTGCAGCATTTCATGCTTCTGGGAAACCCAACCTCTTGGTTGTGTGAAGATCAGTTGTATCTTTTACCACAGCAAACCCCGAAATATCAATGGATTATTTTTGCCACCAAGTAGCA ATACCACCTTACAGAAAGAAAGTCAGGAAGGAAGCCCACCCCCAACCCAGAGTCAGGAGCCTCTGAAACCCATGGAGAACATATCACGGCCTATTCATCATCCATTAGTTTTAAAAACCAActttgaagaagaagaggaggaaggagaggaacaaAATG ATGCTTCTAGTTTATGGACAAAGACCcctgaagaaattgaagagaaaAGAGCAATAAGGGAGATGTGTTATAAATCTG GGGAATACTATAGATTCCATGCTGCACCAGACGTCTCATCATCAAAAAGCATAGCTCCTACCACGGAAAAAGAGTTAGAAAAGCCTTTGGAAAATGGCAGTGAATTACAAGAAG gaGATGGTCTTGCAGTTCCAACAAAGTTCAGCCTATTTGAAAGGCCAAGAGAGGCAAAAACATCACTGGATAGGAAACCAAGGACTGACATTGCCGCTTTTGAAAACGGAG GAGGTGACTGCTATGCTCCACAGAGGATCATATTTCTTGGAGTGGATGAGACTGAAGCATTagctgaagagagagagaccGCCTCAAAATGTTCAAATGCCAAGG TCAATGCTGTCCAGCCCATGAGGAAGCCTCATTTTAAAggtgtgaagaaaagaaaatggatttatgATGAACCAAAGAACTTCCCTGGCTCTGGAATGCGGAGAG CAGTACACACCCCAAATTCCAAACATAAAATGAGTTACCACCATCATAATAAAAGCCGAAATGCTGAGAACACCTCCTATGTGCATGTTCAAAGAGATGCTGTAAGAACTGTCACCCTGAACACCCCTCCCCGAAGCAGGCCCACGAGCGGGTCCTACAACAAAGCCGATGCCAACAAGGAGCCCAAACTCAACCTCTGCCCAG atAAACATATGCCAGCACCATACAACAGTTCAGCCTGGAGAAGAAGAATTCCTTTCTCAAAAACTTATTCAAAAACTGAAAAGATATATCCAG aGCCAAGAAGAAATG
- the C31H12orf50 gene encoding uncharacterized protein C12orf50 homolog isoform X1 yields MEMQQNCSISCFWETQPLGCVKISCIFYHSKPRNINGLFLPPSSNTTLQKESQEGSPPPTQSQEPLKPMENISRPIHHPLVLKTNFEEEEEEGEEQNDASSLWTKTPEEIEEKRAIREMCYKSGEYYRFHAAPDVSSSKSIAPTTEKELEKPLENGSELQEGDGLAVPTKFSLFERPREAKTSLDRKPRTDIAAFENGGGDCYAPQRIIFLGVDETEALAEERETASKCSNAKDNKNSLHQKQPPTTSLVPATHVLNATENISSKCREKPSSINAVQPMRKPHFKGVKKRKWIYDEPKNFPGSGMRRAVHTPNSKHKMSYHHHNKSRNAENTSYVHVQRDAVRTVTLNTPPRSRPTSGSYNKADANKEPKLNLCPDKHMPAPYNSSAWRRRIPFSKTYSKTEKIYPEPRRNGSK; encoded by the exons CAAAACTGCAGCATTTCATGCTTCTGGGAAACCCAACCTCTTGGTTGTGTGAAGATCAGTTGTATCTTTTACCACAGCAAACCCCGAAATATCAATGGATTATTTTTGCCACCAAGTAGCA ATACCACCTTACAGAAAGAAAGTCAGGAAGGAAGCCCACCCCCAACCCAGAGTCAGGAGCCTCTGAAACCCATGGAGAACATATCACGGCCTATTCATCATCCATTAGTTTTAAAAACCAActttgaagaagaagaggaggaaggagaggaacaaAATG ATGCTTCTAGTTTATGGACAAAGACCcctgaagaaattgaagagaaaAGAGCAATAAGGGAGATGTGTTATAAATCTG GGGAATACTATAGATTCCATGCTGCACCAGACGTCTCATCATCAAAAAGCATAGCTCCTACCACGGAAAAAGAGTTAGAAAAGCCTTTGGAAAATGGCAGTGAATTACAAGAAG gaGATGGTCTTGCAGTTCCAACAAAGTTCAGCCTATTTGAAAGGCCAAGAGAGGCAAAAACATCACTGGATAGGAAACCAAGGACTGACATTGCCGCTTTTGAAAACGGAG GAGGTGACTGCTATGCTCCACAGAGGATCATATTTCTTGGAGTGGATGAGACTGAAGCATTagctgaagagagagagaccGCCTCAAAATGTTCAAATGCCAAGG ATAA CAAGAACAGTCTTCACCAAAAGCAGCCCCCCACCACTAGCCTTGTGCCTGCAACACATGTACTAAATGCTACTGAGAACATCAGCAGCAAGTGCAGAGAGAAGCCCTCTTCAA TCAATGCTGTCCAGCCCATGAGGAAGCCTCATTTTAAAggtgtgaagaaaagaaaatggatttatgATGAACCAAAGAACTTCCCTGGCTCTGGAATGCGGAGAG CAGTACACACCCCAAATTCCAAACATAAAATGAGTTACCACCATCATAATAAAAGCCGAAATGCTGAGAACACCTCCTATGTGCATGTTCAAAGAGATGCTGTAAGAACTGTCACCCTGAACACCCCTCCCCGAAGCAGGCCCACGAGCGGGTCCTACAACAAAGCCGATGCCAACAAGGAGCCCAAACTCAACCTCTGCCCAG atAAACATATGCCAGCACCATACAACAGTTCAGCCTGGAGAAGAAGAATTCCTTTCTCAAAAACTTATTCAAAAACTGAAAAGATATATCCAG aGCCAAGAAGAAATG